DNA from Microbacterium sp. SORGH_AS_0969:
CGGGCTCACGATCACCGACGACGGCGCGGGCATCGTGCTCACGCCGACGTCGGGGGCGTCCGGCCAGGGTCTGGTGTTCATCCCCGGAGCCAAGGTGGCGGCCGAGGGCTACATCGCGACCTTCGCCGACACGGTGGTCGATGACGGCGTCACGGTCGTCATCACGCGCCCGTGGCTGAACCTCGCGTTCTTCGACCCGCGCCCCCTCTCGACGTTCACCGACCTCGCACCGGATGTCGCTGTGTGGGCGGTGGGCGGACACTCCCTGGGAGGCGTGCGCGCGTGCCGGCTCGCCACCGACGCCGACGCGCTCGTGCTCTTCGCCTCGTACTGCGCGAACGACCTCTCGGCATCCGGAATCCCCGTGCTGAGCCTGTCCGGTTCGGAAGACGGGCTGAGCACCCCGCAGAAGATCGCGGATGCCAAGGCCGAACTGCCCGCGAACGCCACCTTCGTCGAGATTCCCGGCGCTTCCCACGCCTCCTTCGGCGCCTACGGCCCGCAGCCCGGCGACGGCACCCCCACCGCGGATCCTGCCGAGGTCGACCGTGTGATCGCCGAGGAGCTCGCGGGCTTCCTGCCGCCGCCGTAGCGCGCGTCGGCGTTTGCGGCCGCTCCGGCGCCCTGCCATCAGGTCGCCTCGCCGCCCCGGCGCGCTGCCACCCGGCGCACTGCCACCCGCGCCCCGCCGCCCCGGCCGTGCGGGCTCAGGGCGTTCCGGGCGCCCGGAGCGAGCGAAACTCCTGAAAAACCCGCGCTCGCACGCGAGGTCATCCTGCCACGGGGCGTCTCACGACGAAAAGTCAGGAGTTTCGCCCAAGCGAGAGAGCCGATGGACTCCTCCTCCCCCGCGGGAGTTGTCCACAGATCTGGCCCCACAGCCGTTCCACGGCGGTCGGAACGGCCAGGGTGGGCCGATGGCATCCCTTCCTCCTCCGTCCGGAGAGAATCGCGATGTGGTGTGGACGACGCGCGAGCTCCACGCGGCCGGGTGGTCACGGCGGGCTCTCGCCCGCGCTGTCATCGACGGGACCATCAGGCGGGTGCGGCAGGGGCGGTTCGTCGCAGCCGACACGCACGATGACGTCACCGCGGCGGCGCGTGTCGGCGGGCGGCTCGATTGCATCAGCCTCCTGGCGCTGCGTGGAGTGTTCGTGCACCGTCATGCGGAACGCCACGTGCAGCAAAACCGCTCGGCCAGTCGACGTCCCCCGGCTCCGGACGGCGTCGTCTACCACTGGCGCTCCTCGTCTGCACCGCGAGACTGCTCGACCGTCGGCCTCGTGGAGGCTCTCGCGCAGGCGATCCGCTGCCAACCGCCTCGATCGGCCATTGCGACGCTCGACAGCGCATGGCATCTCGGACTGGTGGACGAAGCCGACATCGCCGAGATCTTCGCGCGCGTCCCGCGTCGCTTCCGGGTGCTGCGTCGCCTGTTGGACCCGCGTGCCGAAGCCGGCACTGAATCGCTCGTCCGTCTGCTGCTTCGCCACCTCGGCTGCGACGTGGAGCTCCAGGTCCGCATCGACGGAGTGGGTCGCGTGGATCTCCTGGTGAACGGGTGGCTCATCGTCGAGTGCGACAGCGAGCGATTCCACGGCACGTGGCACGTCCACAAGAGTGACCGGCGCCGCGACATGGCGGCGCTGGAGCGCGGCTATGCCACGCTTCGCCTCCTCGCCGAAGACATCCTGTACCACCCGGACCGCGTCCGCACCGCACTCGAGCGCATCCTCGCGCACGGCGTACCCGGGCGAAACTCCTGAAATTTTGGTCCTTCGAGCCTGACGAGACCGCTCCTGCCGCCAATCCACCGGATTCTCAGGAGTTCCGCACGACACTGCCCGCCGCTGCTGCTCGGCGACGTGCCGCGGCCCGGCCTGCGGTGAGCAGCAGTCAGGCGGGCCCCCGCCTGCGGTGGGCAGCAGTCAGGCGGGCCAAACTCCTGAGAAACAGAGCGGGCGCGGGCGCGAACCGGGTCTGGTTGACCTCGCGAGCGCGAATCTCAGGAGTTTCGCACGCCGGCACGAGAGACCGCCCTCGCGGGACGCGAAGGGGCGCGGACCGAGAACGGCCCGCGCCCCTGACGGCGCTCCTCAGCGCCGGAAGCCCTCCGAGATGATCTCGATCAGCTCCTCGCGCTCCTCCACGGGCAGGAAGGCGCCGGCCGCGGCGTTCAGCTGGAACGCCTCGAGGTCGTCGAGGTCGTACTCGAACGCCTGCGCCAGCAGCCCCAGCTCGCGAGTGAGCGAGGTCGCGCTCATCAGGCGGTTGTCGACGTTCACGGTGACCGAGAAGTCGAGCTGGTAGAGCAGGTCGAACGGGTGCGCGTCCATCGTGTCGCCCCACGCCGTGACGGCCCCCGACTGCAGGTTCGACGGTCGGCGACAGCTCGAGCGTGATCTCGCGGTCGCGCACCCAGCGGGCCAGGTCACCGAAGGTGACCTGCACCTCTTCGCCCTCGCGCGAGACGACGTCGAGGTCGTTGGCGATGCGCACGCCGTGGCCGAGACGCAGCGCGCGCCCGTCGATGAGGGCGGAGCGGATGGATGCCAGACCGGCACCCTCTCCGGCGTGCACGGTCGTGGGGAAGAACTGTTCCGCGAGGTAGTCGAAGGCCTCGCGGTGACGCGACGGCAGGAAGCCGTCCTCGGGACCCGCGATGTCGAAGCCCACCACGCCTCGGCCGCGCCACGCGACCGCGAGCTCGGCGATGTCGCGCGCGTTGTCGTTGTGACGCAGCGCGGTGAGCAGCTGACCGACTCGGATGTCGTGACCGCGGGCGTCCGCGGCATCCTCTCCCGCTTCAATACCCTCCTGCACGGCGTCCACGACCTCGTCGAGGCTGAGGCCTCGGGTGAGGTGCTGTTCCGGAGCCCACCGCACCTCGCCGTACACGACGCCGTCGGCCGCGAGATCTTCGACGAACTCCTTCGCCGTGCGCACGAGGCCCTCGCGCGTCTGCATCACACCGACCGTGACCGAGAACTTCTCGAGGTAGTCCTCGAGCGAGCCGCCGTCGATGTGGTCGGAGAACCACGTCTCGAGACCCTTCGCGTCGTCGGCGGGCAGGTCGAGATCGATCTCGTCGGCCAGCTCGAGCACCGTCTGCGGGCGGAGACCCCCGTCGAGGTGATCGTGCAATGAGACCTTGGGGAGGTCGGCGATTCTCTTTCGCCCGATGCGGAACTCTTCGGATGCCATGGAGCTCTTCTTCCCGGATGCCATTACGCGGTGATCCGTTCGCGAACGAGCGGCGACGCGGCGGGAGCGGTGTCGCCGATCTCCAGCGCACCCTCGACGGCACCGAGAGCACGCTCGAAGCGCGACCCGTCGTCGGCCGACAGGGTGAACAGCGGCTGACCGGCGGTGACGGACTGTCCGACGGTCACGTGCAGGTCGATGCCCGCCGCGTGCACGACGGCGTCCTCGGCGCGCGCGCGTCCGGCACCCAGGCGCCAGGCTCCGATGCCGAAGGGCAGCGCCTCGACGCGGGTGACGACACCGGAGCGCTCGGCGACGACCGTGTGGGTCTCGCGCGGCGTGGGGAGGGCGGCATCCGGATCCCCATCCTGGGCGCGGATCATGCGGTTCCACACGTCCATCGCGCGGCCGTCCTGCAGCGCGGCCTCGACGTCGGCGTCGGGCTGGCCGGCGAGCGTCAGCATCTCGCGCGCCAGGGCGACGGTCAGCTCGACGACGTCGGCGGGGCCGCCGCCGGCGAGCACCTCGACCGACTCGCGCACCTCGTTGGCGTTGCCGATGGCGAGACCCAGCGGGGTGTTCATGTCGGTGAGCAGGGCCGTCGTGTTCACGCCCGAGTCGGTGCCGAGCGCGACCATCGTCTCGGCGAGCTCGCGCGCGCGGTCGATGTCCTGCATGAAGGCGCCGGAGCCGAACTTCACGTCGAGCACGAGCGAGTCGGTGCCCTCGGCGATCTTCTTCGACATGATGCTCGACGCGATCAGCGGGATGGCCTCGACGGTGCCGGTGACGTCGCGCAGCGCGTAGAGCTTCTTGTCGGCGGGGGCCAGCCCCGTGCCGGCGGCGCAGATGACCGCGCCCACGTCGCGCAGCTGCGCCATGATCTCGTCGTTCGACAGCGCTGCGCGCCAACCCGGGATCGACTCGAGTTTGTCGAGCGTGCCGCCGGTGTGGCCCAGGCCACGACCCGAGAGCTGCGGCACGGCGACACCGAAAGCGGCGACCAGCGGGGCGAGCGGGAGGGTGATCTTGTCGCCCACTCCCCCGGTGGAGTGCTTGTCGACGGTGACCTTGCCGAGGGACGAGAAATCCATGCGCTCGCCCGAGGCGATCATCGCGTCGGTGAGCACGCGGATCTGGTCACGGCCGAGGCCGTTCAGCAGAACCGCCATCGTGAACGCGGACATCTGCGCGTCCATGACGTAGCCACGCGTGTAGGCGTCGACCAGCCAGCGGATCTCGCCCTCGGTGATCGCCCGCCCGTCGCGCTGCGCGCGGATGATGTCGACGGCGTCGTAGGCCTCCGGCACCGGTCCCTGAGCCTGTCGAAGGGTCACCGCGCCGCCTCCTCGAGGTCGCGCGGGCCGAAGGCGTCGGGCAGGACCTCATCGATGGTCCGGATGCCGCT
Protein-coding regions in this window:
- a CDS encoding alpha/beta hydrolase is translated as MTDREPPADSPAAPPRRRRRWLRWTLGGLGALVILLVGGILIYSQVGVMGPEAGPLAEAEANPGLTITDDGAGIVLTPTSGASGQGLVFIPGAKVAAEGYIATFADTVVDDGVTVVITRPWLNLAFFDPRPLSTFTDLAPDVAVWAVGGHSLGGVRACRLATDADALVLFASYCANDLSASGIPVLSLSGSEDGLSTPQKIADAKAELPANATFVEIPGASHASFGAYGPQPGDGTPTADPAEVDRVIAEELAGFLPPP
- a CDS encoding type IV toxin-antitoxin system AbiEi family antitoxin domain-containing protein, which gives rise to MASLPPPSGENRDVVWTTRELHAAGWSRRALARAVIDGTIRRVRQGRFVAADTHDDVTAAARVGGRLDCISLLALRGVFVHRHAERHVQQNRSASRRPPAPDGVVYHWRSSSAPRDCSTVGLVEALAQAIRCQPPRSAIATLDSAWHLGLVDEADIAEIFARVPRRFRVLRRLLDPRAEAGTESLVRLLLRHLGCDVELQVRIDGVGRVDLLVNGWLIVECDSERFHGTWHVHKSDRRRDMAALERGYATLRLLAEDILYHPDRVRTALERILAHGVPGRNS
- a CDS encoding thymidine phosphorylase, with the protein product MTLRQAQGPVPEAYDAVDIIRAQRDGRAITEGEIRWLVDAYTRGYVMDAQMSAFTMAVLLNGLGRDQIRVLTDAMIASGERMDFSSLGKVTVDKHSTGGVGDKITLPLAPLVAAFGVAVPQLSGRGLGHTGGTLDKLESIPGWRAALSNDEIMAQLRDVGAVICAAGTGLAPADKKLYALRDVTGTVEAIPLIASSIMSKKIAEGTDSLVLDVKFGSGAFMQDIDRARELAETMVALGTDSGVNTTALLTDMNTPLGLAIGNANEVRESVEVLAGGGPADVVELTVALAREMLTLAGQPDADVEAALQDGRAMDVWNRMIRAQDGDPDAALPTPRETHTVVAERSGVVTRVEALPFGIGAWRLGAGRARAEDAVVHAAGIDLHVTVGQSVTAGQPLFTLSADDGSRFERALGAVEGALEIGDTAPAASPLVRERITA